The Natronoglycomyces albus genome has a segment encoding these proteins:
- a CDS encoding VOC family protein, which yields MPAVETRLAATVLGAADPRALGAFYSALLGWDIKHNEPDWVTVRPDDGSAGLSFQREVEFTPPVWPRGAAGTQRMHAHLDIAVRDLEAGVAWAEELGASQSGHQPQPGVCVMADPVGHIFCLFAAETL from the coding sequence ATGCCTGCGGTGGAAACACGCTTGGCGGCAACCGTCCTCGGAGCCGCGGACCCGCGCGCTCTCGGTGCCTTCTACTCGGCCCTGCTCGGCTGGGACATCAAACACAATGAGCCTGACTGGGTCACAGTACGGCCCGACGATGGCAGCGCGGGCCTGTCGTTTCAACGCGAAGTCGAATTCACGCCACCGGTCTGGCCACGCGGTGCAGCGGGGACCCAACGTATGCACGCTCACTTGGACATCGCCGTGCGAGACTTGGAAGCCGGGGTCGCCTGGGCCGAGGAGCTCGGAGCCTCGCAATCGGGCCATCAGCCGCAACCGGGCGTCTGCGTCATGGCCGATCCAGTTGGACACATTTTCTGTCTCTTCGCTGCCGAAACGCTCTAG